From Zingiber officinale cultivar Zhangliang chromosome 5B, Zo_v1.1, whole genome shotgun sequence, the proteins below share one genomic window:
- the LOC121985266 gene encoding uncharacterized protein LOC121985266 isoform X2 → MGISLGSLQAALVGETTSFSPGLKLKIIKWLQNSIHVSALQPSKLRNSLPASSEYKVTKVDSLNSVKEKDYENRLVGAKVTSIELSDAVLVKSLSPWRTTKSQMTVKNNDKTPILPSVLENSNGNIDGVPLVINEDISGKKSSNLIEAMPNDQNLSEMITEDTLRNDDSNAFYPVYGPEGNPLRVDSNNLSYGECNSDDVEVKVTGLHNNDKQAEDANAICENKQQQEYSSSKEFNNEVDAALSYKFHFENGALGSISDIHPLINVKMLHLQNLFKKTPGDPTYDVNSCPQCIKQGLPCSCTDTKCSLGGAKFDQTSKVKNVGLLELSPQDEVEEEIVYAQSKLLDIAMTIKHKYDDLLWRIVKNLPRELNESSKRKWDLILVNQFFREVKEAKKRGRKEKKYKEAQAVLAAAAEAAAISSRNSSLRKDTNDEIMAATQEASAKLKLATGGAGLPSVRRPKEALRSSVPKLTSDKQSMIFQMPEFLKDNVLSCEICMRTETILKRIFVCSRCKVPVHLDCYRRISEIPVGPWKCERCEEMPLLSTSPKNGANANDRYATGQCGVCGILSGAMRKSADGRWVHAFCAEWLLETSFKRGQEEPIQGLESISKGKDNCSICHLNIGACLTCSYGNCKSHFHPFCASNAGFYMNAKVTGSTTQHKAYCGKHSVEQREADNRQCGVEDLKNLKQIRVELEKVRLLCERIIKREKLKELYCILGTCSQFLLASRCQFRVSYYIYK, encoded by the exons ATGGGCATCTCATTAGGTTCCTTGCAAGCAGCACTTGTT GGGGAAACAACATCCTTTTCACCTGgtttaaagttgaaaataatcaAATGGCTTCAGAATTCTATACATGTCTCAGCTTTGCAACCTTCAAAACTCAGAAATAGCCTTCCAGCATCATCTGAGTATAAAGTCACAAAGGTTGATAGCTTAAATTCTGTCAAAGAGAAGGATTATGAGAACAGATTAGTTGGTGCTAAAGTCACAAGTATTGAGTTGTCAGATGCTGTTCTTGTTAAGTCACTATCACCATGGAGAACAACAAAAAGCCAGATGACGGTAAAGAATAATGATAAGACACCCATACTCCCTTCTGTTTTGGAAAATAGTAATGGGAATATAGATGGTGTTCCGCTTGTCATCAACGAAGACATTAGTGGAAAGAAATCTTCTAATTTAATTGAGGCAATGCCAAATGACCAAAACCTTTCAGAGATG ATTACCGAAGACACTCTTAGGAATGACGATTCTAATGCTTTTTACCCAGTTTATGGGCCTGAAG GAAACCCATTAAGAGTAGATTCCAATAATTTGTCCTATGGAGAGTGCAATTCAGATGATGTTGAGGTGAAAGTAACTGGACTTCATAACAATGACAAACAAGCTGAGGATGCTAATGCCATCTGTGAAAATAAGCAACAACAGGAGTATAGTTCTTCAAAAGAGTTTAATAATGAAGTTGATGCAGCACTTTCTTATAAATTTCATTTCga AAATGGTGCTCTTGGTTCTATTTCGGATATCCATCCTTTGATCAATGTGAAGATGTTGCATTTGCAGAACTTATTCAAGAAAACTCCTGGAGATCCAACATATGATG TGAATTCATGTCCTCAATGCATCAAACAAGGCTTGCCTTGTTCTTGCACGGATACAAAATGTTCGTTGGGTGGAGCAAAGTTTGATCAAACTTCTAAAGTTAAGAATGTGGGCCTCTTGGAACTTTCCCCGCAGGATGAAGTGGAGGAAGAAATAGTTTACGCACAATCTAAGCTACTTGATATTGCCATGACAATTAAGCATAAATATG ATGATTTATTGTGGAGGATAGTTAAGAACCTTCCTCGTGAGCTAAATGAATCAAGCAAACGAAAATGGGATCTAATCCTTGTTAATCAGTTTTTTCGCGAAGTTAAAGAAGCAAAAAAGCGagggagaaaagagaaaaagtacAAAGAAGCTCAGGCTGTACTCGCTGCTGCTGCTGAAGCAGCAGCCATTTCATCAAGAAACTCATCATTAAGGAAAGACACCAATGATGAGATCATGGCAGCTACTCAAGAG GCTTCCGCAAAATTAAAGCTTGCAACTGGGGGAGCTGGGTTACCATCAGTGCGTCGGCCAAAGGAGGCGTTGAGATCATCTGTTCCAAAATTAACCTCAGATAAGCAGTCTATGATTTTCCAGATGCCTGAATTTTTAAAAGACAATGTATTGTCTTGTGAAATATGCATGCGAACTGAGACAATACTGAAGCGTATCTTCGTTTGTTCAAGATGCAAG GTTCCTGTTCATTTAGATTGCTATCGTAGGATATCTGAAATTCCAGTTGGTCCATGGAAATGTGAGCGGTGTGAGGAAATGCCACTGTTATCTACCAGCCCTAAAAATGGAGCTAATGCCAATGATAGATATGCTACAGGTCAGTGTGGCGTATGTGGCATTCTAAGTGGTGCTATGAGAAAGTCAGCAGATGGACGGTGGGTTCATGCCTTCTGTGCGGAG TGGTTGTTGGAGACAAGTTTTAAGAGAGGACAAGAAGAACCAATACAAGGCTTG GAGAGTATTTCCAAGGGGAAGGACAATTGCTCTATATGCCATCTCAATATTGGTGCATGCCTAACG TGCAGCTATGGAAATTGTAAGAGTCATTTTCATCCTTTTTGTGCTAGTAATGCTGGGTTTTATATGAATGCCAAGGTTACTGGCAGCACCACACAACACAAGGCCTATTGTGGCAAACATAGTGTAGAACAGAGAGAG GCAGACAACCGGCAATGTGGAGTCGAGGATCTTAAGAACTTAAAACAAATAAGG GTTGAATTGGAAAAAGTACGTCTTCTTTGTGAAAGAATTATAAAAAGAGAAAAGTTAAAG
- the LOC121985266 gene encoding uncharacterized protein LOC121985266 isoform X3 — translation MGISLGSLQAALVGETTSFSPGLKLKIIKWLQNSIHVSALQPSKLRNSLPASSEYKVTKVDSLNSVKEKDYENRLVGAKVTSIELSDAVLVKSLSPWRTTKSQMTVKNNDKTPILPSVLENSNGNIDGVPLVINEDISGKKSSNLIEAMPNDQNLSEMITEDTLRNDDSNAFYPVYGPEGNPLRVDSNNLSYGECNSDDVEVKVTGLHNNDKQAEDANAICENKQQQEYSSSKEFNNEVDAALSYKFHFENGALGSISDIHPLINVKMLHLQNLFKKTPGDPTYDVNSCPQCIKQGLPCSCTDTKCSLGGAKFDQTSKVKNVGLLELSPQDEVEEEIVYAQSKLLDIAMTIKHKYDDLLWRIVKNLPRELNESSKRKWDLILVNQFFREVKEAKKRGRKEKKYKEAQAVLAAAAEAAAISSRNSSLRKDTNDEIMAATQEASAKLKLATGGAGLPSVRRPKEALRSSVPKLTSDKQSMIFQMPEFLKDNVLSCEICMRTETILKRIFVCSRCKVPVHLDCYRRISEIPVGPWKCERCEEMPLLSTSPKNGANANDRYATGQCGVCGILSGAMRKSADGRWVHAFCAEWLLETSFKRGQEEPIQGLESISKGKDNCSICHLNIGACLTCSYGNCKSHFHPFCASNAGFYMNAKVTGSTTQHKAYCGKHSVEQREADNRQCGVEDLKNLKQIRVELEKVRLLCERIIKREKLKGFCWMLR, via the exons ATGGGCATCTCATTAGGTTCCTTGCAAGCAGCACTTGTT GGGGAAACAACATCCTTTTCACCTGgtttaaagttgaaaataatcaAATGGCTTCAGAATTCTATACATGTCTCAGCTTTGCAACCTTCAAAACTCAGAAATAGCCTTCCAGCATCATCTGAGTATAAAGTCACAAAGGTTGATAGCTTAAATTCTGTCAAAGAGAAGGATTATGAGAACAGATTAGTTGGTGCTAAAGTCACAAGTATTGAGTTGTCAGATGCTGTTCTTGTTAAGTCACTATCACCATGGAGAACAACAAAAAGCCAGATGACGGTAAAGAATAATGATAAGACACCCATACTCCCTTCTGTTTTGGAAAATAGTAATGGGAATATAGATGGTGTTCCGCTTGTCATCAACGAAGACATTAGTGGAAAGAAATCTTCTAATTTAATTGAGGCAATGCCAAATGACCAAAACCTTTCAGAGATG ATTACCGAAGACACTCTTAGGAATGACGATTCTAATGCTTTTTACCCAGTTTATGGGCCTGAAG GAAACCCATTAAGAGTAGATTCCAATAATTTGTCCTATGGAGAGTGCAATTCAGATGATGTTGAGGTGAAAGTAACTGGACTTCATAACAATGACAAACAAGCTGAGGATGCTAATGCCATCTGTGAAAATAAGCAACAACAGGAGTATAGTTCTTCAAAAGAGTTTAATAATGAAGTTGATGCAGCACTTTCTTATAAATTTCATTTCga AAATGGTGCTCTTGGTTCTATTTCGGATATCCATCCTTTGATCAATGTGAAGATGTTGCATTTGCAGAACTTATTCAAGAAAACTCCTGGAGATCCAACATATGATG TGAATTCATGTCCTCAATGCATCAAACAAGGCTTGCCTTGTTCTTGCACGGATACAAAATGTTCGTTGGGTGGAGCAAAGTTTGATCAAACTTCTAAAGTTAAGAATGTGGGCCTCTTGGAACTTTCCCCGCAGGATGAAGTGGAGGAAGAAATAGTTTACGCACAATCTAAGCTACTTGATATTGCCATGACAATTAAGCATAAATATG ATGATTTATTGTGGAGGATAGTTAAGAACCTTCCTCGTGAGCTAAATGAATCAAGCAAACGAAAATGGGATCTAATCCTTGTTAATCAGTTTTTTCGCGAAGTTAAAGAAGCAAAAAAGCGagggagaaaagagaaaaagtacAAAGAAGCTCAGGCTGTACTCGCTGCTGCTGCTGAAGCAGCAGCCATTTCATCAAGAAACTCATCATTAAGGAAAGACACCAATGATGAGATCATGGCAGCTACTCAAGAG GCTTCCGCAAAATTAAAGCTTGCAACTGGGGGAGCTGGGTTACCATCAGTGCGTCGGCCAAAGGAGGCGTTGAGATCATCTGTTCCAAAATTAACCTCAGATAAGCAGTCTATGATTTTCCAGATGCCTGAATTTTTAAAAGACAATGTATTGTCTTGTGAAATATGCATGCGAACTGAGACAATACTGAAGCGTATCTTCGTTTGTTCAAGATGCAAG GTTCCTGTTCATTTAGATTGCTATCGTAGGATATCTGAAATTCCAGTTGGTCCATGGAAATGTGAGCGGTGTGAGGAAATGCCACTGTTATCTACCAGCCCTAAAAATGGAGCTAATGCCAATGATAGATATGCTACAGGTCAGTGTGGCGTATGTGGCATTCTAAGTGGTGCTATGAGAAAGTCAGCAGATGGACGGTGGGTTCATGCCTTCTGTGCGGAG TGGTTGTTGGAGACAAGTTTTAAGAGAGGACAAGAAGAACCAATACAAGGCTTG GAGAGTATTTCCAAGGGGAAGGACAATTGCTCTATATGCCATCTCAATATTGGTGCATGCCTAACG TGCAGCTATGGAAATTGTAAGAGTCATTTTCATCCTTTTTGTGCTAGTAATGCTGGGTTTTATATGAATGCCAAGGTTACTGGCAGCACCACACAACACAAGGCCTATTGTGGCAAACATAGTGTAGAACAGAGAGAG GCAGACAACCGGCAATGTGGAGTCGAGGATCTTAAGAACTTAAAACAAATAAGG GTTGAATTGGAAAAAGTACGTCTTCTTTGTGAAAGAATTATAAAAAGAGAAAAGTTAAAG GGTTTTTGTTGGATGTTGAGGTGA